Genomic segment of Phycodurus eques isolate BA_2022a chromosome 13, UOR_Pequ_1.1, whole genome shotgun sequence:
tgtttttgaCAGCATTGTTGTCTCAGTCAGACTAACTTTGTATGAAAAAGGCCTTCTGAGTTGGACTTTTCTTGGCGTAGgcttctacttcctgtttttgttccctTCGTAGAACTTTCAGCCAGAGATGGTATTTACCAGCTTTTTGAGGACTAAAGGACTTTGATTGAGATCATTTCTATCTGGTGTTGAGCATTTGAGACTATCTGTTTGTGCTGTTATTGGTTTGATTTTGGTAGATTATCTGTTTTTGTTGCCATGGTAGTCTTAGTGGGAGGTGGTTTTGACCAGTGTCGACATTTGATGAGGAGTACAGAGTGAAGATGTAGACCGTTTTGTTAGCTTTTTGCGACTAACTGCTAGACAGCAATGTAGCTACAGTTCAGCGACGTTCGTTATGTCTCCTCATTAGTCATTCATTTTAAGAGCGTTGTCTTGTTTTCAACATGTTCATATAACACAGGTTAAGTTCTGTGTATGTCAGTAATGCTACTTAAAACACTGGCTGGGCATTTCTTAAAGGATTTCTGATTTCGGCTATAGAACTGAGTCAAGTGGATAACTGAACAGAGTTAGAGAGCGTGTTTACTTTGCACCCGACGGCGAGCAGGACATTGAACACCACGATGGCCGACATGACTGCCGCGATAATTTTGGGCTGGTCGTCACGGACGGCGGGCCAGAAGGTGATGACCAGGACAGAGCCGGACAGGAGCAGCGCCACCAGGATGGAGAGCCACCGCAGCCACTCGAACGGGAAGATCCACAGAACCTtgtgtgggaaaacaaaaacaaacgaggGAACATGATCTCAGAGAGAAGATATATCATATTATTGACCagctttttgttaaaaaaaggaCTTTGACCTTCGGTGTATTAGTTTCACAGTGTATTCAGAAGGAAAACTTACCACCGCGGGAATGTATATAGAAAGGGAGTATCCGTACACGCAGACAACCTCCATGAAGGAATATGACACCAAGTTCATTATCTTGTTGTTCCTCCATAGCAAGAAACCCCACATGGCGAGAGGGACTAGCCAAGCGTAGGTGAAGATGGCTGTCGCAGCTATGGTCACtgggggataaaaaaaataatcagaataaaGCTACAAGCATGTACATTTCTGCAAATAGGGGACACCTATAAATCGCTTCAGGGTGGGTCCTTCGTCTCACAGAGTCACAAACTTCGCTGCCATGCTCCGTCCACATGCattgatgaaaacaaaagaaatttgCAAATATGAGATTTGCAATCTGTCTGCCGGGGGGGtaagttatttattttctgaaccATTTAGCAGAAAGTAGTGGATACACTGGCATAGTTCAAGCCATGCTAAATTCAGTTGCAGTTCCAACGATTTCCCCTTCGACAATCACGTTGTCAACCCGGACGCCGGCCAACATGCTAATGGGAAAAACGACACTTACAGTCAGGACTTCTTTGCATGTACTATGACTATACTACTGGTGGTGATGATGCACTGAGCATTAGAAATCTATTAAAACCATTTACAGTTACAGTTTAAACCAAATCAGCACGCTATTTACCTTTTATTAAAGGCGGACTGCTCATGACTacggctttttgttttttactaccAACAGCCTGCTGGCACAAATATATATGATGCCTCATAAGGCTTCATCTCACCATCACTACTGTCTagctgacaaaataaaatagataattacatttttacaggacaatacatttttatggcGCTTACCTTTCCCAAACTCGGGTGTATACTTGTAGTTTGGCTTGTTCAGGTTCACCAGAAAGGTGGAGATGTTTCCACTGATGGCGATGGCAAACACAAGAGTGGTGCAGATCCAAAACGGTCCTGAGAGGAGGCATGAGTGTATTAGAACATCAGCTCAATTAGTAATATCTTATATTTGCCCTAGAAACTgaaaatgaatgtgtgtttgcatgctGACCATAGAAATCGGGATTTCTGCGAAGGTACACGTGAATGAAGTTCTTTCCCGGCCAGGGCAGCACTGATCCGACGATTCTTTCCTTTACctgagaaaaatgtcaaattgtcaGACGTTATATAAGTGGACCATACATGGAAAAATTTGTTTGTCAACAAAGTACTTGGCTGTGAGTCTTTTGTGACTGGTATTGTACATTTGAGTCTATCTATATGACCtgttacttgtttttatttccattccCATTGGCTTGACTCTCAACTGTAGCTGGTATAgtaaagctttttgtgaacaggGGCCTTTGATTTGGATCTTCCGTAACTGAAGTGGTGCATTTGCGTCCCTCTTTACAGTCTGTTACCTATTCTACTTACATTATTACTTGCTCTTTTTAAATTGCAATTAAAAGAAGACATACATACATGGCTCGTGTCAACGTCGAAAAACTGTTGGTAGTACTCAAAAGTCCAGAAGGGGGTGTTTTTCTTCTCCCCAGAAAGAAGctttaaagttgaaaaaaataataatttaatcaaaatttttaaaaaaataatttcataaccTTAACCATCTTGCCTCAGCTTTATCATCTTCAGCCATGGGGTCTTCATTATCGACATTGGGAGTGAAACCACCGGGGGACTTCTGGTTTACAAAATCATCCTCGATGTTGATGGTGGTTGAATCTCTGTCATCTGCCATCAGATTGCTCTCTTCAAATTCTTAAATAATGACATCAAAAACACATTAGCACAACATTAACAATACTAAAATTAAGCCACACGATTGGCAGGCCATTCATTTGGTACCttggccttcagtggggatttacCTGACtaaatccacctcttaataatgCCACCATAAATAACattgcaattatagaaaccattaATACGATTCAAAAAGGCAATATAACAGCTTGCAAATGtgccacatactgtaaattatcTGTAGCAGTTTGGAATCACAATTTGCCTAgtaatatgacaaaaatgcaatttttaatcAAAGATCTCACACTCACCAATACATGCTGATTATTacatgtattaatgtgtgtacGCCGCTCCAGACATATTTCGCTAGTCGAAGTTAGCTTGCGCTGACCGACCAATcagaggaggggggagggggagctGACGTCATTGCACGCCAGCTAGCTGGCCCTCTGAGGCGAGTTTGAAATCTGATCGGTTAAAGAAACTGAACACTGCTGATACTAAGTGTTGATGAATGACGTCACCCACCTTGAAATTGAAATGGGTCGTTCGCTGACGCCATTTAAGCGGACGTACAGGGCCAACCAGTCAGTTAGGAAGTTATCGGCTTATCGGTTCAGGAGAAAGAAAAGT
This window contains:
- the yipf1 gene encoding protein YIPF1, producing the protein MASANDPFQFQEFEESNLMADDRDSTTINIEDDFVNQKSPGGFTPNVDNEDPMAEDDKAELLSGEKKNTPFWTFEYYQQFFDVDTSHVKERIVGSVLPWPGKNFIHVYLRRNPDFYGPFWICTTLVFAIAISGNISTFLVNLNKPNYKYTPEFGKVTIAATAIFTYAWLVPLAMWGFLLWRNNKIMNLVSYSFMEVVCVYGYSLSIYIPAVVLWIFPFEWLRWLSILVALLLSGSVLVITFWPAVRDDQPKIIAAVMSAIVVFNVLLAVGCKAYFFSEAEPVPAPDKLTATAVVHPHTT